A genomic region of Coffea eugenioides isolate CCC68of unplaced genomic scaffold, Ceug_1.0 ScVebR1_524;HRSCAF=1217, whole genome shotgun sequence contains the following coding sequences:
- the LOC113758451 gene encoding INO80 complex subunit C-like produces MEAEVVEAEIVLPTHLNFKRVQMYEKYPKGQARGRHWKHLKQIIQAENYQNYPLDEPNYVNIESPPPMHPCKRICDITGFEAPYFDPRTKLRYANAEVFKVIRSLPNDYVQRYLALRNAAVVLK; encoded by the exons ATGGAGGCAGAAGTGGTTGAAGCTGAGATTGTGTTGCCGACTCACCTGAATTTCAAGAGGGTTCAGATGTATGAAAAGTACCCAAAAGGTCAAGCTAGAGGAAGGCACTGGAAACATCTGAAGCAGATCATTCAAGCTGAGAATTATCAGAACTATCCCCTTGACGAACCCAACT ATGTTAATATTGAATCACCTCCTCCAATGCATCCATGCAAAAGAATTTGTGATATAACCGGCTTTGAG GCACCTTACTTTGATCCAAGGACCAAGCTTCGTTATGCTAATGCAGAGGTCTTCAAGGTCATAAGATCCCTTCCTAATGATTATGTCCAGAGGTACTTGGCACTTAGAAATGCAGCAGTTGTATTGAAATAG